The Litchfieldia alkalitelluris genome has a window encoding:
- a CDS encoding YbbN family protein, whose protein sequence is MGLEIIKLEKNDCPGCKILGIILENEVDYPIKVVNLDQSPELNEKYSVLSVPVLIFENNGVEVERLTEGTQFNGEKINNIIDKYKKTK, encoded by the coding sequence ATGGGTTTAGAAATTATTAAATTAGAAAAAAATGATTGTCCAGGGTGTAAAATATTAGGGATTATTTTGGAGAATGAGGTTGATTACCCTATCAAAGTGGTCAATTTAGATCAATCACCTGAATTAAATGAGAAGTATAGTGTATTGTCTGTACCAGTTCTCATATTTGAAAACAATGGTGTCGAAGTTGAACGATTGACTGAAGGAACTCAGTTTAATGGGGAAAAGATTAATAACATAATAGATAAATACAAAAAAACAAAATAG
- a CDS encoding GNAT family N-acetyltransferase: protein MTELQLITGYQENAVLRKSFNNLAQTVFGINFEDWYQKGYWTNKYIPFSFVENHTVVANVSVNIVDLLIDGAIKHAIQIGTVMTHPNYRHTGLSKRLLLKVLETYEHNTDLMYLFANQTVLDFYPKFGFNPVDETQYILNYSHSENISSSEIKKLSGVSNGDLQFIYEFSKSRIPVSKKFSTLNTEELLQFYCLYVFPNDVYYLHEEDVIVIYQFSDDHSLQIFDIIAQKEFSIEKILPKIVRKQTKRVIFHFNVDNDGELDIQSQPFKEDGVLFVRRKGELNLPKYFKHPITSQA, encoded by the coding sequence ATGACAGAATTACAATTAATTACCGGATATCAAGAAAACGCTGTGTTGAGGAAAAGCTTTAATAATCTTGCACAAACTGTGTTTGGAATTAACTTTGAAGATTGGTATCAAAAAGGATATTGGACAAATAAATATATCCCTTTTTCGTTTGTAGAAAATCATACAGTAGTAGCTAATGTTTCCGTAAATATAGTAGATTTATTGATTGATGGAGCTATCAAACATGCAATCCAAATTGGTACAGTTATGACCCATCCTAATTATCGTCATACAGGTCTTTCGAAAAGACTACTGTTAAAGGTACTAGAAACATATGAGCACAACACTGATTTGATGTATCTATTTGCCAATCAAACTGTTTTAGATTTTTATCCTAAGTTTGGTTTCAATCCAGTAGATGAAACACAATACATACTAAACTATTCTCATAGTGAAAATATTTCTAGTTCGGAAATTAAGAAATTAAGTGGAGTTAGTAACGGAGACCTTCAGTTTATTTATGAATTCTCAAAATCAAGGATACCAGTCTCAAAGAAATTTAGTACACTAAACACTGAAGAACTTCTACAATTTTATTGTTTATACGTATTTCCAAATGATGTTTATTACCTACACGAAGAGGATGTGATAGTTATTTATCAATTTAGTGATGATCACTCTTTACAAATTTTCGATATAATTGCCCAAAAAGAATTCAGCATTGAAAAAATATTACCAAAAATAGTTAGGAAACAAACAAAAAGAGTTATTTTTCACTTTAATGTTGATAATGATGGAGAATTAGACATTCAATCACAACCCTTCAAGGAAGACGGAGTATTATTCGTTCGAAGAAAAGGTGAATTAAACCTTCCGAAATATTTTAAACATCCAATCACTTCACAAGCATAA
- a CDS encoding glutathionylspermidine synthase family protein: MNVLEHLKKRNYFYSKLPDFWANLYGTEYGLYDIQTVNDEFVFETREFAKKAGHLFFKTAQLLQSNTITDDTFLQMGYPKETISFLRQRKSPFPTIIGRFDSVIVDGKHKLLEFNADTPTFIYELFKVNGLLCQEFGLNNPNELEEERLRTAINRALSSAIDNMEKDSLPNIVFTSHEDNIEDKNTVLYLQKLTQYPSKYVPLDQLRIVKGEALLDPDNQVINILYRQTFPIESLIKDQDPTTHEKVGEQLLELVNQNKLLILNPPSAFLLQNKAIMSVIWGLHEEASPFFSEEEHKWIEDYFLPTYLEPDQFIKDKVKYVKKPVFGREGDTIEIFDESGEKVEEDKNKSYTDYIPVYQKFVELPTTTYKTENGVKEGHMMIGTFLLNGAPSAFGFRVGDQITNNLSYFLPVGLKEKQ; this comes from the coding sequence ATGAATGTACTTGAACACCTTAAAAAAAGAAATTATTTTTATTCAAAATTACCGGATTTTTGGGCAAATTTATATGGTACAGAGTATGGTCTTTACGATATACAAACAGTAAATGATGAATTTGTTTTTGAGACAAGAGAATTTGCTAAAAAGGCAGGACACTTGTTTTTTAAGACTGCACAGTTATTACAATCTAATACCATTACAGACGATACATTTCTACAGATGGGATATCCGAAAGAAACAATTTCGTTTTTGAGACAAAGAAAATCACCTTTTCCAACAATCATCGGGCGCTTTGATTCTGTCATTGTAGACGGCAAGCATAAACTTCTAGAGTTCAATGCGGATACACCTACTTTTATTTATGAATTGTTCAAGGTGAATGGCCTCTTATGTCAAGAGTTTGGATTAAATAATCCAAATGAACTCGAAGAAGAGCGGTTAAGAACTGCTATTAATCGTGCTCTTTCTAGTGCAATTGATAACATGGAGAAAGATAGCTTACCTAACATTGTTTTCACTTCCCATGAAGATAATATTGAAGATAAAAACACGGTCCTTTATTTACAAAAACTTACACAGTATCCTTCCAAATATGTTCCGCTGGATCAGCTACGTATTGTGAAAGGTGAAGCTTTGCTTGATCCCGATAATCAAGTGATTAATATCCTTTACAGACAGACCTTTCCTATCGAAAGCTTAATCAAAGATCAAGATCCTACAACACATGAAAAAGTCGGGGAACAATTACTTGAATTGGTCAATCAAAATAAATTACTTATCCTTAATCCACCAAGTGCATTTTTGTTGCAAAACAAAGCAATCATGTCAGTCATATGGGGGTTACACGAGGAAGCATCTCCTTTTTTCTCAGAAGAAGAACATAAATGGATTGAAGACTATTTCCTTCCAACCTATCTAGAACCTGATCAATTTATAAAAGATAAAGTGAAATATGTAAAAAAACCGGTATTTGGACGTGAAGGAGATACGATCGAAATCTTTGATGAAAGCGGAGAAAAAGTGGAAGAAGATAAGAACAAGAGTTACACCGATTATATTCCTGTTTATCAAAAATTCGTCGAGTTACCAACAACTACTTATAAAACAGAAAATGGTGTAAAAGAAGGTCATATGATGATTGGAACCTTTTTATTAAATGGAGCGCCTAGTGCATTTGGGTTTAGAGTTGGAGATCAAATTACGAATAACCTTAGTTATTTTTTACCTGTAGGATTAAAAGAAAAACAATAA
- a CDS encoding ABC transporter permease, whose product MEEASRVLISESGDIRTAPFPPSKEFPLGSDRDGHDILSHLIVGAKDTFLIILAICFIRYVLAIPLGLIASRRKNIFSSLLSIWNLLFSSVPPIFSAMILLSIPMLVMSENRLYVSILILALFEVGKVGYIVQQEANAVMKKPFIEAGVTVGVTPLKQLINHVLPNITSVIVVNFFVDIGRTALLIGQMGIFGIFISQVYIQTGSFVAEMSNTSFYWMTLLGQARDDIMNAIWIPIYTSLAITFTIFTFNILGEGLRRYFGRETL is encoded by the coding sequence ATGGAAGAAGCAAGTAGAGTTCTAATTTCTGAGAGTGGCGATATAAGAACAGCACCGTTTCCTCCTTCTAAGGAATTTCCATTAGGATCTGACAGAGATGGTCATGATATATTAAGTCATCTCATTGTAGGAGCTAAAGATACTTTTCTAATTATTTTAGCAATATGCTTTATACGTTATGTGTTAGCAATTCCTCTTGGGTTGATAGCATCAAGAAGAAAAAACATATTTTCCTCACTGCTTTCCATATGGAACCTGCTATTTTCAAGTGTACCACCTATTTTTTCAGCAATGATTTTACTGAGTATACCAATGTTAGTGATGAGTGAAAACCGTTTATATGTTTCCATCTTAATTCTAGCTCTTTTCGAGGTGGGGAAGGTCGGTTACATTGTTCAACAAGAAGCTAATGCTGTGATGAAAAAACCCTTTATTGAAGCGGGGGTAACAGTAGGGGTAACTCCATTGAAGCAGTTAATCAATCATGTTTTACCAAACATAACTTCAGTAATTGTCGTGAACTTCTTTGTAGATATTGGTAGAACGGCGTTATTAATTGGTCAAATGGGGATTTTCGGAATTTTCATCTCGCAAGTGTATATTCAAACAGGTAGTTTTGTTGCGGAAATGTCCAACACTAGTTTTTATTGGATGACACTGTTAGGGCAAGCGCGTGATGATATAATGAATGCGATTTGGATTCCAATATATACTAGTTTAGCCATCACTTTTACAATATTTACATTTAATATATTAGGTGAAGGCCTCAGAAGATATTTTGGGCGGGAAACACTATAG